The following proteins are encoded in a genomic region of Methanoculleus bourgensis MS2:
- a CDS encoding PrsW family intramembrane metalloprotease, whose amino-acid sequence MVDVEPLVILALALGPGVFWAWYFYRRDKFEPEPAALIVKIFLLGVLVTFPVAFIEGLFGLFIASQLVMGVIVAPIVEEYGKFWVVRRFAYRNVEFDEPMDGIVYAASAALGLASLENVLYVFAAYVTSPSLAIGTIIVRAIFSVPGHALFSGVWGYALGRARFMVAEQRKGIVLRGLVLGMVLHGIFNLLLFSADVVAYAMLIFILVLTPGLWILTDRNIRSALGWQRQR is encoded by the coding sequence ATGGTCGATGTCGAGCCGCTGGTGATCCTTGCCCTGGCGCTGGGGCCGGGGGTCTTCTGGGCATGGTACTTTTACCGCCGGGACAAATTCGAGCCCGAGCCGGCGGCCCTGATCGTGAAGATCTTCCTCCTCGGCGTCCTCGTCACGTTTCCTGTTGCCTTCATCGAGGGGCTCTTCGGCCTCTTCATAGCATCCCAGCTGGTCATGGGCGTTATTGTCGCGCCCATCGTCGAGGAGTACGGGAAGTTCTGGGTTGTGCGCCGGTTCGCTTACCGGAATGTCGAGTTCGATGAACCGATGGACGGCATCGTCTACGCCGCTTCAGCCGCCCTCGGGCTTGCATCCCTCGAGAACGTCCTCTACGTCTTTGCAGCATACGTGACGTCGCCGTCGCTTGCCATCGGCACGATCATCGTCCGGGCAATATTCTCGGTCCCCGGGCACGCGCTCTTCTCCGGCGTCTGGGGCTACGCCCTCGGTCGGGCCAGGTTCATGGTCGCCGAACAGCGCAAAGGGATCGTCCTCCGGGGGCTCGTCCTGGGGATGGTGCTGCACGGTATCTTCAACCTCCTGCTCTTCTCCGCCGACGTTGTCGCCTATGCCATGCTCATCTTCATCCTGGTCCTGACACCGGGGTTATGGATACTTACGGACAGAAACATCAGGAGTGCGCTCGGCTGGCAGAGGCAGCGGTAG
- a CDS encoding DUF7544 domain-containing protein — translation MAEETYAFSRLEGAFHRTKSLLWPVRWGVWLRLAVIALFVGGGISMPNIFQYQFDGSDFAAGTAGPFSGVAPMVVLGIIAVVLVIALLWTLIGATMQFVFVDMLSTGDIHIRRFFRERLGKGARLFLFELALIAVMILAIAAFVFMLIGVEGAGAATSLLIIALIPVILVAALLFGLVFLLTTDFVVPIMIREDCGIIAGWRRLIGMIASRFWQTVIYVIVRFVLGLVAAIAQVILVILALVVIAIPFILVGIVLLAALQENIVLLLALVIPYLIIAIPVALLIAVPFITFFRYYALLVLEGLLPEYRFLPE, via the coding sequence ATGGCTGAAGAGACATATGCATTCAGCAGGCTGGAAGGTGCGTTCCATCGCACGAAAAGCCTGCTCTGGCCGGTGAGATGGGGCGTCTGGCTCCGCCTGGCCGTGATCGCGCTCTTTGTGGGGGGCGGCATCAGCATGCCGAACATCTTCCAGTATCAATTTGACGGGAGCGATTTTGCGGCCGGCACAGCCGGCCCCTTCTCTGGCGTCGCGCCGATGGTCGTACTGGGGATCATCGCCGTCGTACTGGTGATCGCCCTCCTCTGGACGCTGATCGGTGCTACGATGCAGTTCGTCTTCGTTGATATGCTCTCGACCGGGGATATCCATATCAGGCGCTTCTTCCGGGAGCGGCTCGGCAAAGGAGCAAGGCTCTTCCTCTTCGAGCTTGCCCTCATCGCGGTCATGATCCTCGCTATTGCGGCATTCGTCTTCATGCTCATCGGGGTTGAGGGGGCCGGCGCTGCCACGTCGCTCCTGATTATTGCGCTTATACCGGTCATCCTGGTTGCTGCCCTCCTCTTCGGGCTCGTCTTCCTCCTGACCACCGACTTCGTCGTCCCGATCATGATCCGTGAGGACTGCGGTATTATCGCGGGATGGCGGCGGCTCATCGGCATGATCGCCTCGCGTTTCTGGCAGACCGTCATCTACGTCATCGTCAGGTTCGTGCTGGGGCTTGTTGCCGCGATCGCGCAGGTAATCCTGGTCATCCTCGCGCTGGTGGTCATTGCGATACCCTTTATCCTCGTCGGGATCGTGCTCCTCGCCGCGCTCCAGGAGAATATCGTGCTGCTCCTCGCCCTCGTTATCCCATACCTGATCATCGCCATCCCGGTCGCGCTTCTGATCGCGGTGCCGTTCATCACGTTCTTCCGGTACTACGCTCTGCTGGTGCTGGAAGGGCTTCTCCCTGAGTACCGGTTCCTCCCGGAGTAA
- a CDS encoding precorrin-2 dehydrogenase/sirohydrochlorin ferrochelatase family protein, producing the protein MIPLMLDLAGRRVLIFGGGDVGARKAAYFEHEAEVTVISRSFSPALDDLAIRRQKVDLSTLADEELRTLLQDAFLVVAATSDPGLNDRIGRMCAERGILFNNAAGEPGDVTIPSVVRGRNYLVAISTRGKSPAVSRYLRMQLEAEYADLDLMIDLQDEVRSMLKEIEPVQAKRSRALWSILGDEEIWRTLASDYDRARTLAIERYLYA; encoded by the coding sequence ATGATCCCTCTCATGCTTGACCTGGCGGGCAGGAGGGTGCTTATCTTTGGTGGAGGCGACGTCGGTGCCCGGAAGGCTGCGTACTTTGAGCATGAGGCAGAGGTGACCGTGATCAGCCGTTCTTTCTCTCCGGCTCTCGACGATCTCGCGATCAGGCGGCAGAAGGTCGACCTCTCGACCCTCGCAGACGAGGAACTTCGGACCCTCCTGCAGGATGCCTTTCTCGTGGTAGCGGCGACATCGGACCCCGGACTCAACGACCGTATCGGGAGAATGTGCGCTGAGAGGGGTATCCTCTTCAACAACGCCGCCGGAGAACCCGGCGACGTCACCATCCCTTCGGTCGTCCGGGGCCGCAACTACCTGGTCGCGATCAGCACCCGCGGAAAGAGTCCTGCCGTATCGCGGTATCTCCGCATGCAACTCGAGGCGGAGTATGCAGACCTCGACCTGATGATCGACCTGCAGGACGAAGTGCGCTCGATGCTCAAGGAGATCGAACCGGTGCAGGCAAAGAGGTCCCGCGCCCTCTGGAGTATACTCGGGGACGAAGAGATCTGGAGGACGCTTGCCTCCGACTATGATCGGGCACGCACTCTGGCGATAGAGAGGTACCTGTATGCCTGA
- the hemA gene encoding glutamyl-tRNA reductase, protein MPESFTIPLALAGLSHHIADIATLEAFRFPDEVAFLHEARERFKGVLLLQTCNRVEVLVEGDARSLEAFLQEQGRKDFMVIGGADVPRHLLELAAGIDSLIVGEDQILGQLKQALATTEEAGTCSGAIKLCINKAVHVGVRIRRQTQINRGAVSVGSAAVTLAERLLGTLRDRHILVIGSGEMGLLVTQALAAKGLTAIYVANRTYERAVVLADKIGGRAVNFKDLYRYIALSDVVISCTAAPHPVIRTEEVRGVMEKRLWPLDPHPRHLVLIDIAQPRDIEDEVRSIEGVHLFTIDDLRSVNDAAMDSRRSEADRARGIIDEELDHFIRLLRRTAADETLALLYTWAESIRARERDRALARLGEEDTRTAAIIDDLSRVLTKKLLSDVTTSIRSSAECGDMERAETLVRAITRGELCFHNDE, encoded by the coding sequence ATGCCTGAATCGTTCACAATCCCGCTGGCGCTTGCGGGTCTGAGCCACCATATCGCAGATATCGCCACGCTTGAGGCGTTCCGGTTCCCTGATGAGGTGGCGTTCCTCCACGAGGCGCGGGAGCGGTTCAAGGGCGTGCTCCTGCTCCAGACCTGTAACCGCGTCGAGGTCCTGGTGGAAGGCGATGCCCGGAGCCTTGAAGCGTTCCTGCAGGAGCAGGGCCGGAAGGACTTTATGGTCATCGGGGGCGCGGACGTGCCCCGCCACCTCCTGGAACTTGCCGCAGGCATCGACTCCCTGATCGTCGGTGAAGACCAGATCCTCGGGCAGCTTAAGCAGGCGCTCGCAACAACGGAGGAGGCAGGAACCTGCAGCGGCGCCATCAAACTCTGCATCAACAAGGCGGTGCATGTGGGGGTCAGGATCCGGCGCCAGACGCAGATCAACCGGGGAGCGGTCTCTGTCGGTTCCGCGGCCGTGACGCTTGCGGAAAGACTCCTCGGCACTTTACGTGACCGGCACATCCTGGTCATCGGGAGTGGGGAGATGGGACTGCTGGTGACCCAGGCGCTTGCCGCCAAAGGCCTGACCGCCATCTACGTCGCGAACAGGACCTATGAACGCGCGGTGGTGCTTGCGGACAAAATCGGTGGGCGGGCGGTCAACTTCAAGGATCTCTACCGCTACATCGCTCTCTCCGACGTCGTCATCTCCTGCACCGCCGCGCCACATCCGGTCATCCGCACGGAGGAGGTCAGGGGAGTAATGGAGAAGCGCCTCTGGCCGCTCGACCCGCATCCCCGCCACCTGGTCCTCATCGATATCGCCCAGCCCCGTGATATCGAGGATGAGGTGCGGTCCATCGAGGGCGTGCACCTCTTCACCATCGACGACCTCCGGAGCGTCAACGACGCCGCCATGGATTCCCGGAGGAGCGAGGCTGACCGGGCCAGGGGGATCATCGACGAGGAGCTCGACCACTTCATCAGGCTTCTCCGGCGGACGGCGGCCGACGAGACGCTCGCCCTCCTCTACACCTGGGCTGAGTCGATCAGGGCGCGTGAACGCGACCGAGCGCTCGCCCGTCTGGGGGAGGAGGATACCCGCACGGCAGCGATCATCGACGATCTCTCGCGGGTGCTCACGAAGAAACTCCTCTCAGACGTGACCACATCCATCCGCTCAAGCGCGGAGTGCGGTGATATGGAGAGGGCAGAAACCCTTGTTCGGGCGATTACCCGGGGAGAATTATGTTTCCACAACGACGAATGA
- the hemB gene encoding porphobilinogen synthase: MFPQRRMRRIRRRIIQPLLRETELRKTDLVMPVFVDESISTPLPIPSMPGQFRHPVDGAADYCQRLWDAGIRAVILFGVPAKKDSEATEAYAADGVVQRAVRIIKERLGQMAVATDVCACEYTDHGHCGIVGETADGPDLQNDPSLALMARIAVSHAESGADIVAPSCMLDGMVQAIRGALDAAGYQDVLVMSYSSKFASALYGPFRDAADSGFSFGDRTTYQINPGNAREAVMESELDAAEGADILMVKPAGIYLDVLASVTEFGLPVAAYQVSGEYAMIKAAGERGWLDERAVALESLTAIKRAGADLVITYFAEEAARWLDEEQ, encoded by the coding sequence ATGTTTCCACAACGACGAATGAGGCGGATACGGCGGCGGATAATCCAGCCGCTCCTCCGCGAGACAGAACTTCGGAAGACCGACCTCGTTATGCCGGTCTTCGTAGACGAATCGATCAGCACACCACTACCCATACCATCGATGCCGGGGCAGTTCCGGCACCCGGTGGACGGGGCCGCCGACTACTGCCAGCGTCTCTGGGACGCCGGTATCAGGGCGGTGATCCTCTTTGGGGTCCCGGCCAAAAAAGACAGCGAGGCGACCGAAGCCTACGCGGCGGACGGTGTCGTCCAGCGGGCCGTCCGGATCATCAAGGAGCGATTGGGGCAGATGGCGGTCGCTACCGACGTCTGCGCCTGCGAATACACCGACCACGGCCACTGCGGCATTGTCGGCGAGACCGCCGACGGCCCTGACCTCCAGAACGACCCTTCGCTTGCGCTGATGGCCCGGATCGCCGTCTCCCACGCAGAGAGCGGCGCCGATATCGTCGCACCGTCGTGCATGCTCGACGGGATGGTGCAGGCGATCCGGGGGGCACTGGACGCTGCCGGATACCAGGACGTCCTCGTTATGTCCTACTCCTCAAAGTTTGCGAGCGCTCTCTACGGGCCGTTCCGTGACGCGGCAGACTCGGGATTTTCGTTCGGCGACCGAACGACCTACCAGATCAACCCGGGGAACGCACGTGAGGCGGTTATGGAGTCGGAACTGGATGCAGCCGAAGGGGCGGATATCCTGATGGTCAAGCCGGCCGGGATCTACCTCGATGTCCTTGCATCGGTGACGGAGTTCGGGCTGCCGGTGGCGGCCTACCAGGTCAGCGGGGAGTATGCGATGATCAAGGCGGCCGGAGAACGTGGCTGGCTGGACGAGCGTGCCGTCGCCCTCGAGAGCCTCACCGCCATCAAGCGCGCCGGGGCCGACCTGGTCATCACGTATTTCGCCGAAGAGGCTGCGAGGTGGCTCGATGAAGAGCAGTGA
- the hemL gene encoding glutamate-1-semialdehyde 2,1-aminomutase: MKSSDLFARAKTLMPGGVSSPVRAIKPYPFYVERAAGSHLTTVDGADLIDCCLGYGPLILGHAHPVVREAIERQLEKGWLYGTPSPLEIDLAEIITGDHPGIDMVRFVSSGSEATMAAIRLARGYTGKQDIIKVEGGFHGAHDAVLVKAGSGATTLGVPDSAGVVADLVAHTRQVPYNDPEALEKLLSGNDDVAAFILEPIMGNVGPVLPDDGYLADVREITAAHDVLLILDEVITGYRVGIGGAEVLYGVKPDIATFGKIIGGGLPIGAFGGRRDIMELVAPSGPVYQAGTFSGNPASLAAGSAALRYLHDHPEIYRRLDDATRAIEEVAVDAHQGSFVRIGSVFKHFFRGSAPRNYREVKECDTEAFSRFWKAMLDAGIFLPPAQFETNFLSAAHTQVDIEQIADAYRSCLFA, translated from the coding sequence ATGAAGAGCAGTGACCTCTTCGCACGCGCAAAGACCCTGATGCCGGGCGGTGTCAGCAGTCCGGTCAGGGCCATCAAGCCCTACCCGTTCTATGTGGAGCGGGCGGCGGGCTCGCACCTTACGACCGTCGACGGGGCCGATCTCATCGACTGCTGCCTCGGCTACGGCCCCCTCATCCTCGGCCATGCTCACCCGGTGGTCAGGGAGGCGATCGAACGGCAGCTCGAGAAGGGCTGGCTTTACGGCACGCCCTCGCCCCTTGAGATCGACCTTGCTGAGATCATCACCGGCGACCACCCGGGAATCGATATGGTCAGGTTCGTCTCGTCGGGTTCTGAGGCGACGATGGCTGCGATCAGGCTCGCCCGGGGCTACACCGGGAAACAGGACATCATCAAGGTCGAGGGCGGGTTCCACGGCGCTCACGATGCGGTCCTCGTGAAGGCCGGATCGGGGGCGACCACCCTTGGGGTGCCCGACTCCGCAGGCGTCGTCGCTGACCTTGTGGCGCACACGCGGCAGGTCCCGTACAACGACCCCGAGGCGCTGGAGAAACTCCTCTCCGGGAACGATGACGTCGCCGCGTTCATCCTTGAGCCGATCATGGGGAACGTCGGGCCGGTGCTCCCCGACGACGGCTACCTCGCCGACGTGCGGGAGATCACCGCCGCCCACGACGTCCTCCTCATCCTCGATGAAGTGATCACCGGCTACCGGGTCGGTATCGGCGGCGCTGAGGTGCTCTACGGGGTGAAGCCCGATATCGCCACGTTCGGCAAGATCATCGGCGGCGGTCTCCCCATCGGGGCTTTCGGCGGGCGGCGCGATATCATGGAACTGGTCGCTCCCTCAGGGCCGGTCTACCAGGCCGGGACGTTCAGCGGCAACCCGGCAAGCCTCGCGGCGGGATCTGCGGCTCTCCGCTACCTCCACGACCACCCTGAGATCTATCGAAGGCTTGACGACGCCACGCGGGCGATCGAGGAGGTCGCCGTCGATGCGCACCAGGGCTCCTTTGTCCGGATAGGCTCGGTCTTCAAGCACTTCTTCAGGGGCTCGGCCCCGCGGAACTACCGGGAGGTCAAGGAGTGCGACACAGAGGCGTTTTCGCGGTTCTGGAAGGCGATGCTTGATGCAGGAATCTTCCTCCCACCGGCGCAGTTCGAGACGAACTTCCTCTCTGCTGCGCACACACAAGTGGATATCGAACAGATAGCGGATGCATACAGGTCATGTCTCTTCGCATAG
- the hemC gene encoding hydroxymethylbilane synthase has translation MSLRIGTRGSALALVQTENVVGMLADRGIEAEVITITTAGDTATHVPLHAIGGQGVFVRALDDAILRGEIDAAVHSMKDIPAARPAGLTCSAVLERDSPADFLAYEGPLDAVRIVGSSSTRRRAQVLRADPTLEVKQLRGNVDTRIRKLREGQYDAIMLAEAGLQRLGLQLPGEALPTDRFVPSPNQGTVAVVCRDDPEITGPLAALDHAPTRLDVAIERAVMEEVGGGCFTPQGIYCRDGDLIAEVLALDGSRWERIERHVATPEEARECGRALREKAGDLIREARAALGLKS, from the coding sequence ATGTCTCTTCGCATAGGCACACGGGGAAGCGCTCTTGCGCTTGTCCAGACTGAGAATGTGGTCGGCATGCTCGCCGACCGTGGTATCGAGGCAGAGGTCATCACGATCACGACCGCGGGCGACACCGCGACGCACGTCCCGCTCCACGCCATTGGGGGGCAGGGGGTCTTTGTCAGGGCGCTTGACGATGCGATCCTCAGGGGCGAGATCGATGCCGCGGTGCACAGCATGAAGGATATCCCGGCGGCCCGCCCGGCTGGGCTTACCTGCTCTGCGGTGCTTGAGCGGGACTCTCCCGCTGACTTCCTTGCGTACGAGGGTCCCCTCGATGCGGTTCGCATCGTCGGGTCGTCGAGCACCCGGCGCCGCGCCCAGGTCCTCCGAGCCGACCCGACGCTTGAGGTGAAGCAACTGCGGGGGAACGTCGATACCAGGATCAGGAAACTCCGCGAGGGGCAGTACGACGCCATCATGCTTGCAGAGGCCGGTCTCCAGCGGCTCGGGCTCCAGTTGCCCGGGGAGGCACTCCCCACGGACCGGTTCGTTCCGTCGCCGAACCAGGGGACCGTCGCGGTTGTCTGCCGGGACGATCCGGAGATCACCGGTCCCCTCGCGGCGCTTGACCATGCGCCAACCCGTCTCGACGTGGCGATCGAGCGTGCCGTCATGGAGGAGGTCGGCGGCGGGTGCTTCACCCCGCAGGGGATCTACTGCAGGGACGGGGACCTGATCGCCGAGGTGCTCGCGCTCGACGGTTCCCGGTGGGAGCGCATCGAGCGGCACGTCGCGACGCCCGAAGAGGCCCGGGAGTGCGGGCGGGCCCTGCGCGAGAAGGCGGGGGACCTGATCAGGGAAGCGCGGGCTGCACTGGGGTTGAAATCATGA
- the cobA gene encoding uroporphyrinogen-III C-methyltransferase: MTGKAYLVGSGPGGLGLLTMRAREVIDGADVVLYDQLPGEEVLSTLPEGAELIDCGKYGGNHTLEQHEIEALMVERVREGKTVVRLKGGDPFLFGRGGEEIEVLREHGIQVEVVPGVTSAIAVPEMVGIPVTHRRYASQVTFITGHEDPTKPESALDWGVLARLKGTLVILMGVKNLLAIAAALTEHGKDPQTPVAIIERGLRPDQRVTVGTLADIAKKARTVGVRPPAVIVIGGVVNLYDEGSVPGGTRASREGREDAKNKAGDR, encoded by the coding sequence ATGACTGGAAAAGCGTATCTTGTGGGGTCGGGCCCGGGCGGGCTCGGCCTCCTGACGATGAGGGCGCGTGAGGTGATCGACGGGGCGGACGTGGTCCTCTACGATCAGCTCCCGGGGGAGGAGGTCCTCTCAACGCTCCCGGAAGGTGCTGAACTGATCGACTGCGGGAAGTACGGCGGCAACCACACGCTGGAGCAGCACGAGATCGAGGCGCTGATGGTCGAGCGTGTGAGGGAGGGGAAGACGGTCGTGCGCCTGAAAGGGGGCGACCCCTTCCTCTTCGGCCGCGGCGGGGAGGAGATCGAGGTGCTCCGGGAGCACGGCATCCAGGTCGAGGTGGTGCCGGGCGTCACGAGCGCCATCGCCGTCCCCGAGATGGTCGGCATCCCGGTCACCCACCGGCGGTATGCATCGCAGGTGACGTTCATCACCGGCCACGAGGACCCCACGAAGCCCGAGTCAGCCCTCGACTGGGGGGTCCTCGCACGCCTGAAGGGGACCCTTGTCATCCTGATGGGCGTGAAGAACCTCCTGGCAATCGCAGCGGCGCTCACCGAACACGGGAAAGACCCCCAGACCCCGGTAGCGATCATCGAGCGGGGACTCCGGCCCGACCAGCGCGTGACGGTCGGGACTCTCGCCGATATCGCCAAAAAAGCCCGTACTGTCGGCGTCAGGCCCCCGGCGGTGATCGTCATCGGGGGCGTCGTGAATCTCTACGACGAGGGCTCGGTCCCGGGAGGCACTAGAGCCTCACGCGAAGGCCGCGAAGACGCGAAGAACAAGGCTGGAGACAGGTAA
- the ilvD gene encoding dihydroxy-acid dehydratase, translated as MRSETVKIGYQRAPNRALLRSLGVTDREMDQPFIGIANAYTTIVPGHIHLRSLSQKVQEGVAAAGGVPFEFGTIGICDGIAMGHEGMRYSLPSRENIADAVELMVEAHRFDGLVCVGTCDKIVPGMLMAAVRCNIPTIVVTGGPMLPGYAAGRELSLIDVFEGVGRVAAGTMSEEELGELECAAMPGCGSCQGLYTANTMACVTEALGLSLPGCAAIPAVDAAKLRIARESGERAVDLVREGVRPRDIITETSLANAIRVDVALGGSTNTVLHLMAVAREAGVPLDLETFNTIGEETPHICHMQPGGPHSMLALYRAGGIPAVLAMLKRYLDDAPTVSGRSILEVARDARVADPDVIRTADAPISPAGGLKVVRGSLAPDGAVVKCAAVPEQMWRHQGPARVFDGEAAAMEAILHREIVEGDVVVIRYEGPRGGPGMPEMLSPTSALMGLGYARVALVTDGRFSGGTRGPCIGHVAPEAAVGGPIALVEDGDEIVIDLYAKSLDLSVDPETLEDRQRAWKPPVRRLAGVLARYARTVEQANLGAVQR; from the coding sequence ATGCGGAGTGAGACGGTAAAGATCGGCTATCAGCGCGCCCCGAACCGGGCGCTGCTTCGGTCGCTCGGCGTGACCGACCGGGAGATGGACCAGCCCTTCATTGGGATAGCAAACGCGTATACCACCATCGTCCCCGGGCACATCCACCTCCGGTCCCTCTCGCAGAAGGTGCAGGAGGGCGTGGCGGCGGCGGGCGGGGTCCCGTTTGAGTTCGGGACCATCGGTATCTGCGACGGGATTGCCATGGGCCACGAGGGGATGCGGTATTCGCTCCCGTCACGGGAGAACATCGCCGACGCCGTCGAGCTGATGGTCGAGGCGCACCGGTTTGACGGCCTGGTCTGCGTCGGTACCTGCGACAAGATCGTCCCCGGGATGCTCATGGCGGCGGTGCGATGCAACATCCCGACGATCGTCGTCACCGGCGGCCCGATGCTCCCCGGCTACGCGGCGGGCCGGGAACTCTCCCTGATCGACGTCTTCGAGGGCGTGGGCCGTGTCGCGGCCGGCACCATGAGCGAGGAGGAACTCGGTGAACTCGAGTGCGCGGCGATGCCCGGGTGCGGGAGCTGCCAGGGGCTCTACACCGCAAACACCATGGCATGCGTGACCGAGGCGCTGGGCCTCTCTCTTCCCGGTTGTGCGGCCATCCCTGCGGTCGACGCCGCAAAGCTCCGCATTGCCCGGGAGAGCGGGGAGCGGGCGGTCGACCTCGTCCGGGAGGGTGTCCGTCCGCGGGATATCATCACCGAAACGAGTCTTGCAAACGCCATCAGGGTGGATGTGGCGCTCGGCGGGTCGACGAACACGGTGCTCCACCTGATGGCCGTCGCCCGGGAGGCGGGCGTCCCCCTCGACCTTGAGACCTTCAACACCATCGGTGAGGAGACCCCGCATATCTGCCATATGCAGCCCGGCGGCCCGCACTCGATGCTCGCCCTCTACCGGGCAGGGGGCATCCCCGCGGTCCTCGCGATGCTCAAGCGCTACCTCGACGACGCCCCGACGGTCTCGGGCCGCTCAATCCTTGAAGTCGCGAGAGACGCGCGGGTCGCCGACCCGGACGTGATCAGGACGGCCGACGCCCCGATCAGCCCTGCCGGGGGTCTGAAGGTCGTGCGGGGGTCGCTCGCCCCCGACGGCGCCGTTGTCAAGTGCGCCGCTGTCCCGGAGCAGATGTGGCGGCACCAGGGCCCGGCCCGGGTCTTTGACGGTGAGGCGGCAGCGATGGAGGCGATCCTCCACCGCGAGATCGTGGAGGGCGACGTTGTGGTGATCCGCTACGAGGGGCCGCGGGGAGGGCCGGGGATGCCTGAGATGCTCTCGCCGACGTCTGCCCTGATGGGGCTTGGCTACGCCCGGGTCGCTCTGGTGACCGACGGCCGCTTCTCGGGCGGCACCCGGGGACCGTGCATCGGGCACGTCGCCCCTGAGGCCGCAGTCGGCGGGCCGATCGCCCTCGTGGAGGACGGGGATGAGATCGTGATCGACCTCTACGCAAAAAGCCTCGACCTCTCGGTCGATCCTGAGACCCTGGAGGATCGGCAGCGGGCCTGGAAGCCGCCGGTGCGCCGGCTCGCGGGCGTGCTCGCCCGGTACGCCCGGACCGTCGAGCAGGCGAACCTCGGTGCCGTCCAGAGATAA
- a CDS encoding carbonic anhydrase, translating to MIEKFLEGNERFREDDFKKNPDHYNALASSQHPVVLWIGCSDSRVDPERITGAQAGEIFVQRNIGNIVPVHDWNFATVLEYALNHLQVGDIVICGHSDCGAIKGLDHESDDAYVPLWLNNAMEAKRRVETRIQVPKTPEEEDLRRRLIEIENVGLQLEHLRTYPPVRAAEKEGRVRLHGLYFDLATGELKKIF from the coding sequence ATGATAGAGAAGTTTCTCGAGGGAAACGAACGATTCAGGGAAGACGATTTCAAGAAGAACCCTGATCATTACAATGCCCTGGCATCAAGCCAGCATCCGGTGGTCCTCTGGATCGGGTGCTCAGACTCAAGAGTAGATCCCGAACGCATCACCGGTGCGCAGGCCGGCGAGATTTTTGTGCAGCGAAACATCGGCAACATCGTCCCGGTCCATGACTGGAACTTTGCGACCGTGCTTGAGTACGCGCTCAACCATCTCCAGGTCGGTGACATCGTCATCTGCGGGCACTCGGACTGCGGCGCCATAAAGGGACTCGACCACGAGAGTGACGACGCATACGTCCCGCTCTGGCTGAACAACGCGATGGAGGCGAAACGCCGTGTCGAGACCAGGATCCAGGTGCCAAAGACCCCGGAAGAAGAAGACCTCCGCCGGCGGCTCATCGAGATCGAGAACGTCGGCCTGCAGCTTGAGCATCTCCGCACCTACCCGCCGGTCAGGGCTGCGGAAAAAGAGGGACGGGTCCGGCTTCACGGCCTGTACTTCGACCTTGCGACCGGAGAGTTGAAGAAGATATTCTAG
- a CDS encoding flavodoxin family protein, translating into MNESATEKTLTIETPEGTFTVRLILDDLGKIYPGMVRYTVEVLYGTEPVYTYAINSYEVPPGSLFETRKVAEIVFARLAHDVVSRPKTYTRPRVFTRPLPGRGTYDVVILQGSPRRFGNSARAASWCDDEADRAGLSSRVFFLQEMDIRPCIGCYTCYNYGYCPIEDDMPWIIRALESASIIVVCTPVYTSTVPAGLKTVMDRCQWLHAREKILGSEVRARGLLIAVAGRRGREPFACVTPVVNAFMENLGIRPTGSVLVGDLDRARDIRTIEGVEDEIRSALRVLLGPGAEG; encoded by the coding sequence ATGAACGAGAGCGCGACAGAGAAGACCCTGACGATTGAGACCCCGGAAGGGACGTTTACCGTCAGGCTCATCCTCGATGACCTTGGGAAGATCTACCCGGGCATGGTCAGGTATACCGTCGAGGTCCTCTACGGCACCGAGCCGGTCTACACCTACGCCATCAACTCCTACGAGGTGCCGCCCGGCTCACTCTTTGAGACCCGGAAGGTGGCTGAGATCGTCTTCGCGCGGCTCGCGCATGATGTTGTGTCCCGTCCGAAGACCTACACCCGCCCAAGGGTTTTTACCCGCCCGCTCCCGGGCAGGGGGACCTACGATGTCGTCATCCTGCAGGGGAGCCCACGAAGGTTCGGGAACTCCGCCCGGGCCGCGTCATGGTGCGATGACGAGGCTGACCGGGCCGGCCTCTCTTCCCGTGTCTTCTTTCTGCAGGAGATGGATATCAGGCCGTGCATCGGCTGCTATACCTGCTACAACTACGGTTACTGCCCAATCGAGGATGATATGCCCTGGATCATCCGGGCTCTTGAATCCGCATCCATCATCGTCGTCTGCACGCCGGTCTACACCAGCACCGTCCCGGCCGGCCTGAAGACGGTGATGGACCGGTGCCAGTGGCTCCACGCCCGGGAGAAGATCCTGGGGAGCGAGGTCCGCGCCCGGGGCCTGCTCATTGCTGTCGCGGGACGACGGGGGAGAGAGCCGTTTGCCTGTGTAACACCCGTGGTCAACGCGTTTATGGAGAACCTTGGCATCCGGCCCACAGGATCGGTGCTGGTCGGCGATCTCGACCGGGCCCGGGATATCAGAACGATCGAGGGGGTTGAGGATGAGATCAGGTCGGCGCTGCGTGTGCTGCTTGGGCCCGGGGCCGAAGGATAA